The sequence AGTGAAAAATCCTTATTTCAAAATAATGTAGGTATGGACCCTAGAAAACTTTCAGATTTTCATGTAGCAAATTTTGATTCAGTTTTAATTAAAGCTAAAAAATTATTAAAATCTATTGATAAAACTTTTTCAGATTTAGATTTGATTTCTTTTTCTCAAGGCCCAGGTATTGGTAATTCGCTGAAAATTGGAGCTCTTGTAGCTAAGACTCTTTCTCTTAAATATGATGTGAAAATTGTAGGTATTAATCATATAAGGTCACACCTTGAAGTTGGTTTAATGCTTACAGGTTTTAAAGATCCTTTATTTTTAAATATTACTGGAGTAAATTCACAAGTTATTGCAAAAGATGATTTAGGTAATTATAAGGTGTATGGTGAAACTGAAGATATAGGTCTTGGTAACTTATTTGATTCTTGCGCTAAAGATTTTAATTTAGGTTTTCCTGGAGGTCCTAAGATTGAAGAAGTAGCAAAGAAATCGACTAATTATATTGA is a genomic window of Candidatus Woesearchaeota archaeon containing:
- the tsaD gene encoding tRNA (adenosine(37)-N6)-threonylcarbamoyltransferase complex transferase subunit TsaD, whose translation is MLILGIESTAHTFGIGIIDAKKKEILFSEKSLFQNNVGMDPRKLSDFHVANFDSVLIKAKKLLKSIDKTFSDLDLISFSQGPGIGNSLKIGALVAKTLSLKYDVKIVGINHIRSHLEVGLMLTGFKDPLFLNITGVNSQVIAKDDLGNYKVYGETEDIGLGNLFDSCAKDFNLGFPGGPKIEEVAKKSTNYIEIPYTIKGMNVSFAGIHSFVKQRLSKGDKVEDLCYSLQETTFAMLMEVAERAIAYTNKKEFVIVGGVAANKRFVEMAKEMCRIRGAKYDSIPLKYCMDNGAMIAWQGFVDRKRAKKTLKGLMPNPYITVESEL